In Mugil cephalus isolate CIBA_MC_2020 chromosome 11, CIBA_Mcephalus_1.1, whole genome shotgun sequence, the genomic window CATGGGTCTAGATACTAGCGCTGaatgtgaaagtgaaaatgtgaatgAGACGGTATGCAGTATTTCTGAGCTGATGTAGATATGACGACTAGAACAGAATAGAAGGTCGTATGAACGGACACTATATGCACATTAGTAGCGAATGTCTTCTTTGTCTCTTAGATTCTCCAAAGACACCCAGCCTCTTCTGCTATAAAAGATCACCCAGCAGTAAGATTCGCTGTGAATCGTCGCCCCAAAAGACCTTCATTAAACACCCTAGTTGTTACCTCGGTCTGAATAAAAGGTAAGAGCCCTTCTATAAATGACTCACGTAaagatcaaccaaagattttgcggcccCTCTGCAGAACCTCCGCAGACTCCCTAGGGgttcgcggaccccctgttgaggaGCTATGTTTCAGAGCATGCTGCCACAccacactgtttgtttttactgatcGTGTCAGCTTATTGGTTGCCTTATATGCACTCACGTTTCTTTAAATAGGATCTAGAGGATGTATTACTAATCTGTTTGGGAGTGATTGTCTTTCTTTCcatatttccttccttccttttctcagAGTGACCAACTCCACATTCGAGCATTTTGCATGCGCATACTCATTTCAGCACTCCCGTTGTTGGTGTGCACTGGATTTCAACGATGATGACCTCAGAACCCTTCACGTGGTCTACCTTTGTCTTACAAGCATCGGGGGCAGTGCCACCAGTGGCGTGCTTCAATTTACCCCTCTAGGCATTTGTAAGTGGGTGTGTCAAGGTAGATATGTTCATGTCAGTATGAGCTTTGGCCTGTTGTAGCATTCATTGCGTTTCTCGCTGCTCCCTCAGTGAAGCCAGACCCTCCAGTGAACGCGATAGTCAGACAAGAAGAAGGTCAACCAACGAAGCTGAAGGTCACCTGGAGTTTACCGCTGTCCTGGAAGATGGAAGACGGACACTATGAATTAATCTACGAGATCAAATACAGACCTTCCAAGTCCTCATTTGATCATGATCAGGTAGATGCATGGTAGTTTTTAGTCAGTGTTAACACTCTGCTTTTTCAGTAAATGGAGATCATTGTCTTTCTGTGTATGTCTGTGCAGGTTTCAGGGTTAATTATACATCGGCGCTCCTACACCATTACTGACGTGATACCCGGTGTTGAGTACATGATAAAGATCAGAACCAAGGACGAATATGATGGCGACTGGAGCGAATGGAGTACACCAGTGTATGGCAGCAGTTGGAGAGGTAAATCTAACTAACTTTATCAACTCAGTAATGCAAGACTCGCAATGGATACGGGAAAAAGTAGTCATGTTTCATTCCTGTCTGACAGGATATTCCCATGAAGCTTTCCACGTACAGTACGCATCCTCGTGTACACTTAAGTCATCcagtttctcttcctctttgatAAAAATACGCACTTATTGCACAGCATCCATTCAATCTTCTCGATACACAAAGTGGTTACGAGAATATCTTTGAAAAATTTTATGAATTCATCCTTATCCTCCTGACGTTCCTTTTGCAAATTgtaaattcattttatattcaaaATGAAAGTGACACATTCACTCTCAGTTTTTGACACACAAGTGAAACCTCTGTGAGGTAtttagtttgtctttgtcaAAGTTCacgcagattttcttttttatttcttttcaaattcaTCTTTGCCATGTTATCACTAGGCATGTCACTaggctatgctaagctaagctaactgcattctgaagcaaataaacacatttactgaCATTTTGTGGTGGTGTAGAGGTTTAAGAAGTTGACCATATGCCGTAATCGCTACTTCCTCTCTCTTGAATTGAAAACCTTTGTTTCATATTGTCCGAATTCTCTCGTTTCTTCACTTCTCTCTAATGTTACAATAAAGCCACAGACTCTTTAGTTTACTTTTGGATCAGGGACAGTGAGAAAGAAGTTGATTCCATATGTATATTGTTGTACATATATTGTGCATTCAAcagaatatttagtttgttgaagaaccatttctttaaaaaaaaaaattaaaaaaaatgcattaaacgGTCCCAATCTACAATTTTGTCCTGTGTGTGACAATTTATCACAAAATAAGTTGTACCTACGAAACTTCCTACAAAGGGTACTTGTTGGAACAACTTCAACTACATTAACTTTTAGTGGCATGAAAAAAGAAGACCATCTTCGGTTTGTGTTGCTACCATGTAAAGAGCTATTCATCCCCTCATGACAGTGACGTTCCACAATATGTACTTAGTGGTTGGATCTTAGGTCACAAAGACGTCCTTTTATTCTGAATTATTGTTACTTCTAATAACATGTTGTCTGCAAATGTATCTCTCCTTTGTTCCAGCTCCAGTCACAATGATTGAAGATATGACGACTACAGCGGTAAGAAAGTGAACTGTCAATCAGAGAGTAAATAATCTGTGCTCTCATTTTAAATGCTTCTGCAGTAGCTCATACTGTCTCTTTTATCTTCAATTAACAGTTTGAATTTCCAGACATAGAGGACTCCGGTTCCGGTACACCTTGCTACAGCGGTAAGATGGTAGcagacagtaaaataaacagcgCGGTTTAttgaatgtatgtgtgcgtgtgtgaaaaAGCTGAAAGAAGCGAAGGAACTGTTAAATGTTGTTAGTGCTGAAAATCCCCTGTGCCCCCCTGGGGTTTAACAGGAAACCATGTCATCATATTAACTGAGGCTCAACAACGTAACAAGCCACAGGAGACATGGTTGactatgacacacacacaagcacagttACATCCAAATATATACGTACATGAATGTTATTATGGTCCTGTAGGATTTCTCACAGTCTTCTCTTTTTACCACAGGTACTGAGGCAGATGCAAGCGAAGGGTCACATAATGTGCACTGGGTCTCTGGCTTATTTGTCCTCTTCTTAATCATCTTCAGTGTCTACCTTTTCAGGTACTGACTAATGTACTTTGCATCTCTTTCTAAAGTTTGaattatatgtaaaaaaatacaacaatatttCCAACACTACACTGTTACTCATATTACACATGTTAAATAATAGCCATTGGATGTGCATCCTATAGTTTATTCCTCTGAAGAaagttttttcatttaattctctctttttctcatttcagacaCAAGGACAAATTTATTTCTAAACTTCACAGTCATCACGGCATCACCAAGTGTGGTAACTTGCCTCAACATCCACCCTCCACCCAAACACCACCACCTGCCCAAACAGCCCCTGAAGAGCAGGCTCTGGTGACCTTGGCACCTCCGCTTTGCCCAGAACACTTGCCAAATCATGAGGAAGAAGACgaggaaaatgaggaagaaCAGAGGACAGGGTCTCTGCACTTCAACAATACAAGCTATTTCTTGGTCCAGAGAGAGGGATGACTGAgagccagaaaaaaaagtgccactttctgtctttattctggATTATTTTCATCTTCAGAGTGTTACAGATGCTAGGGTGACcacatttgagtttgtgaaaagaGAACCCTTCAGCgaggggacacacacacacacagaaacacaacgcaAATTTGATGTAAACATGTCTGAGGCTCTAGCAGGACAAAATCACGGacaagtttgaaattgttttaaagtttgagtttgacacatttttaggtctccAAAAAGGGAACGCGTCCTggaaaaagaggacgtctggtcaccctacaGGTGACAACGCAGAAGAAAAAGGACGTCTCCAATGAGCTTCTTTAGGGAGCAAACTTAGGAAGAGCTTGTACAATCTGTGTCACGACCTCTTCATCTTTACTGCATCCCATGCCTaaagaaaagacttttttattcttattttcttttagcGTTTTAGCTTCTTTATCTTGTCCATGTGCAAATTAAATGTACCATATATGATATGAAATGTAGGCCTAATTTTAGGCCAGCCTCTTGCACAGCACCTCATGTTCCATTTGTATAGTTTGCTAAAATGTATGAAACTTAtcactcacatttttttcctttagtttcaatacactgaactgaaaagaaaccatgccatttttcattttaacttttaagaaagtttattaaaaaaaaaaaaaacggcgcACAGGATGTGTTAAAATCTGAAActgattttttaaatatgcGTTGTAGAGAGTAGGTTGggacttttttaaaatgtgtaaatttctttaaacaagtCCTTAAAcagtgtcattgttttattgtggaTTTATGACAGTCTTTTCGGTTTTAAAATGTGGAATAGTTACGCTCATAAACATATCATGTTGTTCTTCGCGGTCTCTGCCGCCACCTCCCGGACACTTCCGTCGTCTCCATAGCAACAGCTCTTGCTGCACCACAGAcatactgtgtttgtgtcagcaACAGGTGACcgttcctgtgtttgtgtttaccagTGGTAGATTTCAGTTGCTACAGAGAGTTACGTGTTTAGGGAAACGATGGCTGGAAAAAGCGGTTCATCAAAACTAGACGTCGGTGTTTTAAGCGCTGAGCAGCAAGAGAAACTGCGGCAGTTTCAGGTAACGCGACAGCTAAAAGCTAACTGTGCCAGCTAGCCACACACTACTGCTTAATTTCAACGCTGAGTCCTGAAATATACTTTGGTTTGACCCTCAGATCAAGACGAGAATTGACAACGAGAAGTATCTGATATCTCACCCAGAAGTTGAGTTTCTGATAGGCGGCTTCCTAAggtttgcacacatttttagttgtttttaaagaaaatcaattaGCAGCTTTCGACGATTAAGCTTAATTTCCGGTGTCCGCCTGTGACGTTAACCACATCACTGCAGAATAACATCCCTCATGTGGACAtaaaagcacaagaaaatcCCAAAGTATTCTCTTGACGAGACCGACGTGTGAAAGAGGTGTTACTGTTATAAAGGTGACTGTATAAATCTAAATAGGAATATGGAGGAAGGTTGACAATAATGatctgctttaaaaacaaatacactttttaaggtcatttttattattattattttgtaattgaCCCAAATCCGAATCTGTCTGTTTTTGCTagacaaataattaaatgttttgagAGGAAGCACCAATGTACAACACAGTCCACTAACTTCTCTGTATGCTGGGTGGAGCATCTGTTAAAACGTACAAACATCCATTAATATGGATTCATTCAAACTAATTTAGTTCAAtagataattattattttgaaggGGCCATGCATGTTCTTGTCAATGAATGTctcattggttttatatttaaacatttcatgaacAGCTTGTTTAGAAATCACGAATTATGATAATATATCTGAGGATGTAATTTCTGAAAACAGGCCTAAATAGGCTTTATATTTTCGTAGTATAGTTACTAGTctcacctcttcctctcacaGAGAAGTGATTCTCAAAAGGCCTGAGGACATCCATGAGTTTGCTGCAGGTGAGATGGTCACTTTAATATCAATTAATTACTGAAACCATGGCGACTGACTGTTAGGAATATACTAcggatgggaaaaaaatatcgatatggcaatacaTCGCAAtttaatatcgattttgaatgtctttatatcaattttaaaaggaACCATGtcgatcgtgaacgacttccgcACCTAAAGCACTAAAGATGACATTTATAGGCACTTTGACTTTCAAATGGAAGGAGGAACTAATAAGCTGGACAAAGAGTatgcagtttgcaaactgtgttttgacatttaagtggcaaaaaacttgatccacttttctggacaagtgcaataaattggaaatggataatttgatttaatactgttttttgacacagtttgttcaatgaattatcactttcatctgatgtacatatatacaacttgtatttcaagctgcatttcaaatttctcagtgaactataaCGTATGGtgtcgtgactcaagtatcgtgaagtccttgccaacaCCCATCCCTAGAATATACTGAGAAAtctttaaattaatataatattaatacatgATTTactgtcaacaacaacaatgaagaAAATAGGATTTATAAGGAACAAACAAGGTAATGTcaaaaaatggagaagaaaaacagcgAACACATAACTGGAATCTCACCCGAGCGTCACTGGTCTTTTTCAGATCACTTCTCCAAACCGAACCTTTGTGACACCACTGGTCCCAAAGCAGGAACAAACATCGACGTGGAGTGAAATGTGCCCAAAAACATCTCCTTTATGTTGTTCCCTGCAAAGCAACACATGTATggtaatattattaataaatttgTGTCAGCTCAGGGTATTGTTCAGCTGCTTCATTCTGAGATTGGTATCGTGCACATACAGGAAGCCGGCTATCAGGGAGGATGGTAACAGCCTGTCTTAATGTGTGATTATATTTAATGAGGAGAGGATGTCCTGTGGGTATTATACAGTGTTGTTTCTAACATCACACGCATGAATGTGAAGAGATAGATTTCTGATTAAAGACTAAATGGCGTCCCATGTATTGTTGCCTTGTCGACACGCCACACTGATATAATTTGGGCGGTGTCCTCCCAACTGCATGTACTTCAAACACAGCCAGTTTAGGGCAGAGGTAATATTTACTTGACTCATGTATCTCACaatgatttcttttattctcgtttttataatgttttagTGTTCTAGACTATGTCCTTATTTGATAATGaaactgctttttgtttgtggttctctttctttgtttgctttggttATATAATTCTGTTTGGATCATATTTGTAAGAGGTTTGTCTTTTCTTATGGTGTGCGTATATCAGTAGCCCGACAGTTCTGATGAATTAACCTACACTCAATTACTATTAGAATTATTGTTTTTAGTACAATAATCCCTAATGGGTTATTGTCGGTGAATGGTAATGGATGCATTTTCACCCATTCATTCTTCACTTGGGGCCAGCCATGGACGTTGGATCTTATGATCCCAAACACGAGGCTAACTTCTCAGCTATCCTCGCGTCATTCTGTGTCATTTAGATTAATAGGAGCTGCATTTTTATATACACTGTGGAAAGTTGGTCTTGTTGTACATGTGTTTATCTATCAATTAAAAGTATTGTCTTAAGTAATTTATAActtctgtctgttgtgttgccTCTcactccaccacacacacagaaacacacacacacacacacacacgcacacacacgcgcgcacacatgtCATGCACCTGATTTGACTTCATCAAGGACAGGTAACCACCCGCTCAGCTCACATCACATGTGTGgtagaggcagaggaagagcaCGCAGATTCTCGCTCTGTCAGATTTTAACTTGCATGTTTTGTAGCATCTCCCGGGGACAAACAGATTCTGTAAGTAATAACTTTCTTATATAAATCAATACATTGTTCTGCTTTTCAGTTTTGGTGAAGTGTCGAAACTTTTTTGATCTTAGATTGAAATACGGGCAgctatttgtgtgttttctgttgaatGAAGAATTCTTCATAAGTGACTGTCTCTAATGTCATGTTGAATTTTTACATAAGATGATTATTCGTATTGTTCATTGGCCGTATTTAAACGAGAAGTCAAACTAGTTGGAAATAAACTATTTGAATGAGAGCAAAATACCAACATGCAAATGTCCATGAGGTAGAACACAAATTATTAGAAGCAAAGatgtagagtgtgtgtgtgtgtggatgcgtGTGCGTGTGGATGCGTGGATGCACATCATGTACATTACCAAACCTGTTTTTCCCTGCACATTATCCTCCAAAGACCATAGAGTTTCCCATAGGAGCAGATGGTTACTAGGAAGGTATGATCGTTATACTCAGAGGAGGGTTTATGTCAGAAAACTGGAGGTGGCTCACATGGAGACAGGTTTCACAACAACTGGAAAACCATGGCCAACCTCTGTTCGAAATATTACGTATGCCTTAGTAGACAAATCCAGAAAGGACTGAATTAAAGGTAATGAATGTGTTGAACTCACATGTCATATGGGCTGATATTAATCTCAACTTTATGCCATTATGGTCAGTAAACAGACGAGCTATTCACCATGACCCCAAAGGGAGGAACCGGTTTCTTTCTACTCCTAATGGCTTGTATAACCTTGGGTAAGCAGCAAAACCACTATATGCGTTGTTTTCCCTTTAACTGTAAAAACGGGTGCATTCATTTGAGTCTTCGTCCACTGTCTTGTGAGCATGTACATTAATACAGAACATGCGTGCACAttcattattctttttttctttttttttgtctgcacagCTATGCCTGCAGCTGTGAAACCCGCAAATAAAGTTGACCACATGGACATTTGCAAACAACTGGTAAGTTGCTTGAACACTGATCttgaaacagtgtttttaatttatacCTATTTTCAACAGATGTTCTGGGTTGGAGACAGATGACTTCTTCAGTTACAACATTTTGTGCTTAGATGGAAAAAAGATATAGATTTTTTGTGTCATGGAAAGTAAATGGATGTAAGCAATCAATTTGCATTTATTAACTTatctttttttgattttgtaacaatgattttatatatttaatttatattattattttttaaattaatcaaattcAAGCATATCACCACCCCAGACACAGGATTTGTgcaacatatataaatataacagcTTTGTGTCACTCACTgcttgagtttgtgattttcaCTTTTGGGCCACTCAGCCTTATCACGTATTACACCTTAAGAAGTGTGATGATGGTTTCATACAgagattttaaacatttatttgtgttgtttgttttgaatctaacatgatgtgtcttttttatcAGATGATGAAGTGCCTGGATAAGGGTGAGAGAACTCTAAACGCATGTTTTTATAGAATACGTGAACAAGAGAAAGGACGTGATTTGTTGTTAAATTAGACATAATTTATACACTGTACAAATCCTTATCCCATGACAGAGTATGTGAATCTATCTTTAAATAGTCTCACAGCTAATACTTAGATTAGTCCTGTAATAGGACTGGTCCTGTTATTGGGCCACATATAAATAAGGAGGCTTGCTGTTACAGGATACCCTATTCCTCAGATGACAGATCTGACACCTATCTTCAACAACAGGTAATTTTCTCTGAtaagtctttgttttgtgttttcctgaagAAGCAAGTGATGAGtgcactgaaataaaatttaGGCCCATGAGAACGTCTtatgttttgttgcttttagctattcattttgatttaatttaaagaaatgatACGAAATGTATTTGATTTATTCCAtatgtgctgcaaaaaaaaaaccttagtAAAAAACAGTTATTGTTCAGATATGCCTAAGCAAGGTTACATGACTCAAGTTGTCAGATATTGTGTGCAAAGAAAGAGAGGCGTTACCAAAAACTGTGCTCAGTTAAATTTGTCTTGACAATCAAACAATAACATGAATCAAATTTTGTTTCTGCCCTAATTTCTTTCCCAGTGACGTGCCTGCCGACGGCAGAAACAGTGACCAATCCAACACCCTTCTGTCCACTTTTCTTGATGTCCTCAATTTAGTCCCTGGGGTCAAAGATAGAAACACACGTAGTCTTCTCTTCATGGATGTTACCAAACAAATGGTGTGAATACAAAGATTCATGTAAACCCACAAACATCTCCACATGcagttcacacaaacactcataCACAGAGATTTGCTCACATAATAGCATGTAATCTATTTTGTTTAATTGTCGTTGTGGGCAGCCTGTtaatcactgaaaaaaaaaaaaaaaagattttatatattctttaaaTTTCTGTCTCCTATTAGACAAACAAGATGTGGAATTCCAGCCAGCTTTCAGCCGTGATCAAGCTGATGAGAAACTCTTCGGTCAGTGCACCAATGCAAAAAGCGTAACAACAGCATCCATGAGTGAATGAATGCTGCTCTCTGGCCACCTATTCATACCTGCGCTCATATTCCCATAGAACCCGTCCATGTGTTATATCCAAGCATTTATGGCCCCCATGTCCTGGGCAGCTTTGACCGGAGAAGGTGAAAACAACATTGACGCAAATGAATACGACACACTGCTGTGGGCAGCCAAACCTGTGCTCCAGGATGTACGCTCTTCAAGAATGAGCCTTCCTGGAAAAGTAAAGGCtgagcacataaaaaaaatgtaagtgtgCTTCCATGTAGTTATTTTGTCCGCAGCCTCCTCGCAGCTTgtctgtaaaactgtaaaactgctTGTTGGCTCCAGGATGAACATGCTGCAGGACGTGTATGATCTCATGTCTGAGGATGAAAGGACTGTGGTGGTAGACTGGGCAAAAGACCAGATCACACAGAACTTCTTCAACTGTACGATGAGGAGGCCTCCATCTGACGCAAACTCCAGTAAGAAATTAAGTCAAACTAAAGCATTTCTCTCACATACAAAGTCATATTTGGGATCTGTGCTGACAAAATACATGTACATGAGGAGTTGTTCAGCAAACTCTAAGTTCTCATGCATAAATAAGCAGGCGCGATGccttgttttctgtcacttaTCTCTCTTCTGTAATGCAACCATTCACTACTTAGGGTCTATGGATTACTGCAAACCTTCAGTGAGGTGGCTGGATCTTGACGCACTCACCATGATGGGTCCTTACATTTCCTATTTAAGACCAGATGATGTCGATTCTTCTCCCAAAGAAAAGGTGAGGGGTCATGCAGCAAACACTAAAGAGTAAAAGTAACgatgagaagtaaataacccCGTtggtttcttcctctttcagctGTGTGAATTTTTCAAATCAGCTCAGTGGTCCAAGTCCACCATGAGGACAACCCAGATGAACCCCAGCCTGAGCAAGAAGTTTCTCAATAAAATTCAAGAGTGCTACAGTGGAGAGAGATTTCCAGAGCACGCAGATAAGTGCGTATTCATGGACGAACACATGGGTATTCAGTAGTGCATTGTACCTGTGCAGATCGAAGCGTCGAATCTAATGATGCAAACCCTATTTTGAAAATTAATTATGGTGTTAAATTCCATttgcaaacagaacaaaaacaagcaattgAGTAAACTCTTGTGATCCTAGTGGTTTCTACTCACCGTGTACCTTAAATTACTatcattgttgtattttttaggTCGGGAAAAACTTAAGAGATAAAAGACAGTGCTGTGGTACAATAAGTTTTTATACAGACGGATGTACCAGAGTAAGTTGGACCAGGTTCAAGGCTGAATTAACCACTACACTGTTGGTGTTGAACCTCTGCAGGCTCGGCCCACTGGCTTGTTATTACTACAACCCCCCGAACTTGACTCCCGACCTCAGCCAGAAACTTCTCTCTCAGCTTGAGGACTGTGACAACCCGCTTATCACGAAGGTACTTACCAACCTACTTACCCAACCTTTCCCATTATACTCCCCCCAGCAAGATGTAATAATAACTTTTACCAATCTTTGTTTTAAGCTGAAGAAGCGCCTTGTCAACATTGTGATGTCAAACACCAGCAGTGCTCCAGACCTATGGCAACTGGGTAGTAGTGTTACATTACTGACTTCCAAACAATTGTCTGAAATCCCCGGAACTAAGCTCAAAGAGGTCCTCCAAAATCTGAGATCTGATGTCCAATGGAAGCCGAGTCAGCTGCACGCTCTGGTTAAGAAACAGCTGTCGGATAAGAAGGTGAGCCTATAGGGCTGAAACACACTGTGTCTGATAACTGCCACTCTCTCTTGATACTCATCCCATTCTGCTTCCCCTCAGTGTAACGAGGTGCCAGGTGAGGAACTGATGGCCCTCCAGTCAGTTGCGGAAGGTTTGCCGAGTTGCGTGTT contains:
- the LOC125015937 gene encoding RIIa domain-containing protein 1; this translates as MAGKSGSSKLDVGVLSAEQQEKLRQFQIKTRIDNEKYLISHPEVEFLIGGFLREVILKRPEDIHEFAADHFSKPNLCDTTGPKAGTNIDVE
- the il6r gene encoding interleukin-6 receptor subunit alpha, giving the protein MGIFLLLLCVFNVSSVRSIFDGACPRKEPLPGVLVLSPGSTLVLTCSGHVKVDGVKISLNRDNSNTNKRISSPAPTPTAQSIMSSSEGTTSSGNSSMKNNASEGYDSLSTEAGATAVPAKNRSLGFTDTGYTASPHLVQPTSSSRRLKRESDWEYDDMDFEGDYEDVEGEEGNRVTRGIKSRPRWMWNKKTVGKGDRDWGKVTFGRNGAALTLASVRLTDSGKYACHHRGRERFAVKVVVADSPKTPSLFCYKRSPSSKIRCESSPQKTFIKHPSCYLGLNKRVTNSTFEHFACAYSFQHSRCWCALDFNDDDLRTLHVVYLCLTSIGGSATSGVLQFTPLGILKPDPPVNAIVRQEEGQPTKLKVTWSLPLSWKMEDGHYELIYEIKYRPSKSSFDHDQVSGLIIHRRSYTITDVIPGVEYMIKIRTKDEYDGDWSEWSTPVYGSSWRAPVTMIEDMTTTAFEFPDIEDSGSGTPCYSGTEADASEGSHNVHWVSGLFVLFLIIFSVYLFRHKDKFISKLHSHHGITKCGNLPQHPPSTQTPPPAQTAPEEQALVTLAPPLCPEHLPNHEEEDEENEEEQRTGSLHFNNTSYFLVQREG